The Candidatus Omnitrophota bacterium genome segment TTATATCTCTTCGGAGGATGGTACGGGATTAGTGCATATTGCCCCCGGGCATGGTGCGGAGGATTACCAGGTTGGATTAAAATACGGCTTGGATATTGTGATGCCGGTTGACGCAAGAGGCAAATTTGATTCAACTGCCGGAGAGTTTGCCGGGCAAAATGTTTATGATGCCAACAAAGCGATTATAGAAAAACTAAAACAAATAGGTGCTTTGCTTTTAGAACAGAAGATTTCTCATTCTTATCCGCATTGCTGGCGTTGTAAACATCCGATAATTTTTCGCGCGACAAAACAGTGGTTTTTGATTATTGACCATAAAGATTTACGTAACAGTGTGCTAAAAGCCATAAAAGAAGATGTGCGTTGGATTCCCGAAGCAGGCATGGAGAGGATCTCCGCGATGGTGGAGTCGCGCCCGGATTGGTGTTTATCCCGCCAGAGGTATTGGGGAGTGCCGGTTCCAGCTTTGGTTTGTCAGGAATGTAAAGAAGAATTTTTTGATACAAGAGTGATTGAGAAATTTGCTGAATTTTCTGCTGTGGAAGGCTCTGATTGTTGGTTTAGCCGTGAAATAAAAGATTTTCTTCCGCAGGATTTAGTCTGCCCGAAATGTAAAAAAGGAAAATTTTTTGCTAAAGGAGCAGATATTCTGGACGTTTGGTTTGATTCCGGTGTAAGCAGTCAAGCGGTATTGAAAAAAAGAAAAGAATTAGGAGGGGTTCCTGCGCAATTATACTTGGAAGGAAGCGACCAACACCGGGGATGGTTTCAGTCATCGATTATTTCGGCAATGGCAATTGACGCTAAAGCGCCGTTTGAGAATGTGCTTACCCATGGTTTTGTGGTTGATGGCGCGGGACGGAAGATGTCTAAATCCGCAGGCAATGTTATTTCGCCTTTTGAAATCATCAAAGATTATGGCGCGGATATCTTAAGGATGTGGGTGGCTTCAAGCGATTACAATGAGGACATTCGTATCTCCAAAGAAATCCTCAGTAGGCTTTCAGAAGCTTACCGTAAGATTCGCAACACCGCAAAATTTATTCTAAGCAATCTCTATGATTTTAACCCGGATACAGATAAAGTAGCTTACGCCGATTTAAGGGTGATAGATAAGTGGATATTACAGGAAGCCGGGTCGGCATTGAAACAGGCAGGAAGTTTTTATGATTCTTTTGAATTTCATAAGGCGTATAAATCTATCTATGATCTCTGTAATGAGCAACTTTCAATGTATTACTTGGATATGGTTAAAGGCCGTCTTTATACTTATGGGGCTAAAACTATGGAAAGGCGTTCAGCACAGACAGCTATCTTTGAAGTATTGAATATGCTCGTGCGTATGATTGCCCCTATTTTAGTATTTACGGCAGAAGAGATTTGGCAACACATGGTTAAAGATAAAGAATCAAACGTAGTTTTAAGCGTTCACCTTTTAGAATGGCCTAGGCTTGATGCTGTAGCCGCGCAAGATGATATTCGATTACGCTTGGGGGTAGTAATATTACGAATTCCCTTGGTTGCTAAAGCTTTGGAAGAGTTGCGCGGAAAGGGTGAGATTGGCAGCTCCTTTGATGCCGGAATAAAACTATTGACAAAAAGTCAGGAACGTTATACATTCTTATCCAGCCTTGAGAATGATCTTTGTGAGATTTTTAAGGTTTCACAGGTAAAGGTAGTAAAAGAGGATAATCTTAGCGAAGAGATAAAGATAGAGGTAACTAAAGCAGAAGGCGTCAAATGCGTGCGCTGCTGGAATTATTCTTTGGCAATAGGCTCGGATAAAGAGCATCCTTTGATTTGTGATAATTGCCTTAAGGCGATTGGTTAGAGAACCATGGTTTGCCTTTTAATAGGCAAAGCCATAAAAGGAGAAATTGAGTGAAGAAAAAATTTACTAAAAAAGACTTAAAGGATTTTAAGAAGATTGTGCTTAAGAGAAAAGAAGAGGTTTTGGATGATCTCAGGCACATATCCGATGATACTTTAAGAAAATCGCAAAAAGAAGCCTCCGGGGATATCTCTGGCTATACATATCATATGGCTGATGTGGCTACCGATAATTATGACCGTGAATTTTCATTGGGGCTGGCTTCTAATGAAAGAAAAACAATTTATGAATTGGATGATGCGTTAAAGAGAATCGAAGATGGTACATTTGGTATTTGCGATGATTGCAAAGGGACAATCACTAAAATCCGCCTTAAAGCAGTCCCGTCAGCTCGCCTGTGCATTAAGTGTCAACAAAAGAGAGAAAAAAAGTAATAAATCCATTATTAGATGATTTTTATCATCATTGCTAGCGTTATTTTTTTAGATCAAGCCACAAAATTCCTTGCCTCAAAGTTTTTGCAGTTAAATAATCCAGTTCCCCTAATAAAAAATTTTATCAATCTAACGCTGGTGTATAATCGTGGTGCGGCTTTTGGAATGTTTCAGAATCAGTTGTCCATGTTTTTATTGATTTCGTTTGTTGCAGTTATCCTTATTATTTGCAGTTTGCGGGATAAAAGGAATTCAGTTATCTACAAAGTGTCTTTGAGCCTGATATTAGGAGGAGCAATAGGAAATCTTATTGACCGCCTACGTTTTGGTTTTGTAATTGATTTTTTAGATTTTCGCGTTTGGCCGGTTTTTAACTTGGCTGATTCTGTTATAACTGTAGCTGCGCTTTTATTAAGCTGGGAGTTATTATTTAAGAAAAATGCTGCCTGAGATTTGCCACATCGGATCTTTTACGATTTATTCATACGGCCTTATGCTGGTCTTGGCTTTTTTTACTTGTGTTTATCTGGCTTCCTTACAGGCTAAAAAGGAGAGGGTTGACCCGGAGTCAATCTTTAATCTCTGTTTCTTTGTATTTATTTTTGGAATAATCGGCGCCCGGTTTTTTTATTGTTTAAATAACTTCAGCTTTTATTTACGCAATCCTCTTGAGATTATTATGCTCCAGCATGGAGGAATGGCTTGGTTTGGGGGGCTAATTTTTGGTACAGCTGCGGCGGTAATTTTTATTAAAAAAAATAAGATGGGCCTTTTTAAGACCCTGGATTTGTTGGTTCCTTTTATTGCCTTGGGGCAGGCAATTGGCAGGATAGGATGCCTTTTAAACGGATGTTGTTACGGGCGGCCTTCTGAATTTGGGATATATTTTAAAATTTTTGATCAGGTTCTAATACCTACCCAACTGTATTCTTCGCTGCTTTTACTTTTGATTTTTTTTATTTTAAGATTTATGCAGAATAGGAAGCATGCAACGGGCCAGATACTTTGTGCCTACCTTTTTCTTTATCCTATTAAACGTTTTTTTATCGAATATTTCCGTAATGATAGCCCCAGGATTTTCTGTGGGTTAACTCTCTTTCAGATTTTGTCTTTGGTGATGTTCTTTGTTTTTCTCTTGGTATTTATTAAAATACTACACGATAAGAAAAAATAATTATGAAAGAATTGAAAGTTGTGGTTTTGCCTGAACAGGCCTTGATGCGGCTGGATTTATTTTTGACGGATTATTCCGAACAGAATAATTTAGGCCTTTCCCGAACAATTATTCAGAAGCTTATCCATGAAGGAAAAGTTTTTTTAAATGCCAAGTCAATAATTAAACCTCATCATAAAGTGGCTGTTGCGGATCAGGTAAAGGCTATTGTTCCCGATAAAGAGAAAGCAGAATTTTTACCGGAAGAAATCCCGCTTGAAGTTGTTTATGAGGACGATGACGTATTGGTTATCAATAAGCAACCCGGTTTGGTTGTGCATCCGTCTGCTGGTAACCAAGAGCATACTTTAGTTAACGCTTTGCTTGGCCGCCAGATGCAGTTATCCGATATTAATAAAAATCGCCCTGGAATTGTCCATCGCCTGGATAAAGATACCAGCGGCCTTTTAGTTATCGCCAAAAATAATGCCAGCCATTTAAAATTAGCCAAACAGTTTGCCCAGCACAGCATCCAGCGTAAATATATCGCTATAGTTTGCGGCCGCGTTGAATTCGATGAAGATGTAATTGAGGCCCCTATAGGCAGGCATCCTTTAAAGCGTAAAAGTATGGCTGTTAGTTTTGCGCCGAATACCAAATACGCCAAAACATTTTATAAGACATTAAAACGATCCAAGAATTTTAGTCTCCTGGAGTTAAGCCCTTTTACGGGCAGGACGCATCAACTCAGGGTGCATTTGGCTTATTTGGGATACCCTATTTTAGGTGATACTAAATACGGAAAAAATAATAATTTTAGCCGCCTTGCTTTGCATGCACAAGAGCTAGGCTTTATACATCCTTCTA includes the following:
- the lspA gene encoding signal peptidase II, producing MIFIIIASVIFLDQATKFLASKFLQLNNPVPLIKNFINLTLVYNRGAAFGMFQNQLSMFLLISFVAVILIICSLRDKRNSVIYKVSLSLILGGAIGNLIDRLRFGFVIDFLDFRVWPVFNLADSVITVAALLLSWELLFKKNAA
- a CDS encoding TraR/DksA family transcriptional regulator — encoded protein: MKKKFTKKDLKDFKKIVLKRKEEVLDDLRHISDDTLRKSQKEASGDISGYTYHMADVATDNYDREFSLGLASNERKTIYELDDALKRIEDGTFGICDDCKGTITKIRLKAVPSARLCIKCQQKREKK
- the lgt gene encoding prolipoprotein diacylglyceryl transferase; its protein translation is MLPEICHIGSFTIYSYGLMLVLAFFTCVYLASLQAKKERVDPESIFNLCFFVFIFGIIGARFFYCLNNFSFYLRNPLEIIMLQHGGMAWFGGLIFGTAAAVIFIKKNKMGLFKTLDLLVPFIALGQAIGRIGCLLNGCCYGRPSEFGIYFKIFDQVLIPTQLYSSLLLLLIFFILRFMQNRKHATGQILCAYLFLYPIKRFFIEYFRNDSPRIFCGLTLFQILSLVMFFVFLLVFIKILHDKKK
- the ileS gene encoding isoleucine--tRNA ligase — protein: MKPDNSGYKDTLNLPKTDFPMKADLPKREPLRLENWYKTNLYGLIRKKPAEKGKYVIHDGPPYANGDIHIGHALNKILKDIVIKYKTMQGYDCPYVPGWDCHGLPIEHQLFKELKIAKHQISQLEFRKKAYDYAMRYVVNQKEQFKRLGVFGDWENPYLTLSHEYEEAIIRSFNDLYNQGFIQRGLKPVNWCFKCETALAEAEVEYEDHASPSVFVKFKIKDGEDFLKDSCLAIWTTTPWTLIANVAAAVHPEFNYSCIKTNKGNLIIADARLSILEQMGIDRYEVIKQLKGKDLEGIIYDHPFGLRSGKVVLADYISSEDGTGLVHIAPGHGAEDYQVGLKYGLDIVMPVDARGKFDSTAGEFAGQNVYDANKAIIEKLKQIGALLLEQKISHSYPHCWRCKHPIIFRATKQWFLIIDHKDLRNSVLKAIKEDVRWIPEAGMERISAMVESRPDWCLSRQRYWGVPVPALVCQECKEEFFDTRVIEKFAEFSAVEGSDCWFSREIKDFLPQDLVCPKCKKGKFFAKGADILDVWFDSGVSSQAVLKKRKELGGVPAQLYLEGSDQHRGWFQSSIISAMAIDAKAPFENVLTHGFVVDGAGRKMSKSAGNVISPFEIIKDYGADILRMWVASSDYNEDIRISKEILSRLSEAYRKIRNTAKFILSNLYDFNPDTDKVAYADLRVIDKWILQEAGSALKQAGSFYDSFEFHKAYKSIYDLCNEQLSMYYLDMVKGRLYTYGAKTMERRSAQTAIFEVLNMLVRMIAPILVFTAEEIWQHMVKDKESNVVLSVHLLEWPRLDAVAAQDDIRLRLGVVILRIPLVAKALEELRGKGEIGSSFDAGIKLLTKSQERYTFLSSLENDLCEIFKVSQVKVVKEDNLSEEIKIEVTKAEGVKCVRCWNYSLAIGSDKEHPLICDNCLKAIG
- a CDS encoding RluA family pseudouridine synthase, with amino-acid sequence MKELKVVVLPEQALMRLDLFLTDYSEQNNLGLSRTIIQKLIHEGKVFLNAKSIIKPHHKVAVADQVKAIVPDKEKAEFLPEEIPLEVVYEDDDVLVINKQPGLVVHPSAGNQEHTLVNALLGRQMQLSDINKNRPGIVHRLDKDTSGLLVIAKNNASHLKLAKQFAQHSIQRKYIAIVCGRVEFDEDVIEAPIGRHPLKRKSMAVSFAPNTKYAKTFYKTLKRSKNFSLLELSPFTGRTHQLRVHLAYLGYPILGDTKYGKNNNFSRLALHAQELGFIHPSTNKLVHFKSKLPTEFQDFIKKNIA